A stretch of DNA from Pseudobdellovibrionaceae bacterium:
TATATCTCTGCTTAAGTAGAGATATACACTCATGAATACAATCAAAAAACTTATTAAATTTTGCGCTAAAACAGAAATTTTTTTCTACGCACTAATTCCGTTAATGGGGTTGGTGGTATTAGGTACAGTAGCGCAAAAATACATTGGCTTATATCAGGCTCAAAAAATTTATTTCTCTTCATTTTATTTTTTTGCATTTAAATACATTCCTTTGCCAGGGGGATATACTGTTTTAGCTATTATATTTTTTAATTTAATTTGTAAGCTTTTTATTAGCTCGTGGAAGTTAAACAAACTAGGTACAAATATTGTTCACATAGGTTCCGCGCTGTTACTGTTTGGCGGATTTTTAACCGCAGTGTTTACGCAAGAGGGACAAGTCGTTTTAGAAGAGGGGCAGTCGAGCGCTTATTTTTCGGATTATTTTAAAAACGAGTTAGTGTTGCAGCAAGTGGTTTTTGATAAAAGTAATTTAGCCCCTTCTTTTTCCTCTAAAGAAAAACCAAAGCATAAAGTTTTAAACACTTGGGTAAAGCCTAACTTCATTGCTAATAAAAAAGTATTTTTCCCTAAAGCCAAAGTCACTTTAAACATTTTGCATCACTACTTTAATGTAGGCCTTAAAAAAAGAAGCACACAGGCACCTGCCCAGCAAAAAGGTTTTATAACACAATTTTATTTATTTAATAAAAAAGAAGAGCTAAAAAAAGAACTTAATGCCGAGGCTTTAGTTTTTAAAGTTAAAGAAAATCAATTTACTTATGGCATTTTTGAAGGAATGCCTATTGCGCAAACCTTAGTGGTAAATAACAAAAAGTTTATAATATCTTTAAGACGCAAACGCTACCCCTTGCCCGTCAGTGTTAAGTTAATAGATTTTAAAAAAATAAATTATGCAGGAAGCCTTAAAGCTCGTAACTATCAATCGTTTATAGAGGTTAAAAATAAAGCGGGTTTGCAAAAAGCCTTAATTGAAATGAACCAACCTTTCCGTTATGGAGAGTACACTTTTTACCAAGCCTCTTTTTCACAAGAAAACCAAACAGAAACCTCTGTGCTGGCGGTAGTAAAAAACAAGGGAAGAGTTTTTCCTTATTTAGCTAGTTTAATTATGTGTTTTGGTTTGCTGTTTCATTTACTGGCCTATTTACCAAAAGTACTAAGGAGATCTTAAGGTGTTTTGGTTTAAACAAAAAATAATAATTATTAGTTTGTTGTGCGGCGTTTCGGCTCAAGCCTATGAAAACTTTTCTACCCCAGCCCCAGCCCCAGCTTCTCCAGAAAAAAAAGCCGCGGTTAATTTAAAACATAAATCAACATTTTCTTTTAAGGAATTTACAACATTATCTAATTTACCAGTGTTGCGAGGCGGGCGCATGCAACCTTTGGGCGACTTTGCCAAAGCCTTTTTAAGTAAAGTGTATTCGCGAGACACTTATAAAAATAAAACAGCCATTCAGGTAGTGGCCATTATTTTATTTTCCCCTGATTATGCAAAACAATTAAAACTATTTAATATTCCCTACCCAGAGGTGTTACAAACTTTGGGTTTAAAATGGACCGCTAAGCATCGTTACTCTTTTGCAGAGCTGATTAAAGGCTTTCAAAAAAACTTTTCCTTAATTTCTGCTTTATCCAAAGCACCTAGAGACAAAATGAGCGTTACACAAAAGCACATTATCGACCTGTATTATAATTTTGTTTCTTTTTTTGATTTGTCTCAAAGTTTAACTTTGGTAGACAAAAGCTTTAGCTTATCGAGTAAAAAATGGGCAGCCAAGTTGGGTTTAAAAAAGGGCACGCTGTATTCTTATATGGACTTGGCTGGCTTAGTGCCCAAAGTTAACTTTCTTGCCAAAAACTTAGCTACAAAAAAAAATCTAAATAAATTAGATGTTAACTTTTTACTTTTTGGCTCTAAACTACAAAGGCTAAGTGAAGCACACAGCTATTCTTCTACATTTAGGGTTATCCCTTCGCCATGGAAGTCGGGGGATTGGAATTCTTTATGGGCCGCTATTTTAAATGGGCAGTCTTCTCCCAAAACATATTCTTTGTTTTCTTTGTGGAGGGGTGCAAAAAATGCATATTTAAAAAATAATAAAACCCAGTGGAAAAAAGCTTTAGAACATATTTATTTACACAGTCAAAAATTTTTAACAAAAAAACAAAAACAACAATTACGCTGGGAAGCACTTTATAGTCAGTGGGACTTACTGTATAAGGCTGTTATTTTATATATTTTAGCATTTATATTTTTGTTATTTAGTTTATTGTTTTTACCCTCTGCGTTTTCTAAACTCGCTATATTTTCTGTATATTTAGCAATGCTTTTTCATGGAGGGGCTATTGGGTTGCGTATTTTTATTTTATCTCGCCCTCCAGTAACCACTTTATACGAATCCATTGTGTTTGTTGGCTTTATGGGAGTATTAAGTTCCTTCTTTTTATTAAAATCAAAAACCAGCACGATGAATGTATTTTTATCTAGTTTTTTGGGAGGCGCTTTGTTGCTGTTGTCTTTTGGTTACTCTCAAGGCAACGATACTTTTTCTACTTTAGAGGCGGTTTTAAACACCAATTTTTGGTTAGCCACTCATGTGTTAATGATAACTATTGGTTACTCGGCTTGCTTTGTGGCAGGAGCTTTGGGGCATGTTTATTTTTTTCAAACTTTGTTTTGGCCTAAAAAAAATATACAAAAGCTGTATAAACAAATGTTAGGGGTATCTATTTTAGCCTTATTTTTTTCTTTATTCGGAACCATTTTAGGAGGCATTTGGGCCGATCAATCTTGGGGTCGTTTTTGGGGTTGGGACCCTAAGGAAAATGGAGCTTTGCTAATTGTTTTGTGGTTGCTGTTTATGCTTCATGGGGTATTGGCAGGAAAAATAAAGGCTTTGGGTTATGCTTTGGGCATGGTGTTTCTTAATGTTATTGTAGCCCTTGCGTGGTTTGGGGTTAACTTATTAAGCGTAGGTTTACACTCCTATGGCTTTAACGAGGGAGCCTTTTTTAATTTACTACTATTTTCTTATGTAGAATTAATTTTTGGATTACTAGCTTACGCATGGATTCATTATCAAAGCTATTGCGTAAGGGCTAAGA
This window harbors:
- a CDS encoding cytochrome c biogenesis protein ResB — translated: MNTIKKLIKFCAKTEIFFYALIPLMGLVVLGTVAQKYIGLYQAQKIYFSSFYFFAFKYIPLPGGYTVLAIIFFNLICKLFISSWKLNKLGTNIVHIGSALLLFGGFLTAVFTQEGQVVLEEGQSSAYFSDYFKNELVLQQVVFDKSNLAPSFSSKEKPKHKVLNTWVKPNFIANKKVFFPKAKVTLNILHHYFNVGLKKRSTQAPAQQKGFITQFYLFNKKEELKKELNAEALVFKVKENQFTYGIFEGMPIAQTLVVNNKKFIISLRRKRYPLPVSVKLIDFKKINYAGSLKARNYQSFIEVKNKAGLQKALIEMNQPFRYGEYTFYQASFSQENQTETSVLAVVKNKGRVFPYLASLIMCFGLLFHLLAYLPKVLRRS
- the ccsA gene encoding cytochrome c biogenesis protein CcsA, with protein sequence MFWFKQKIIIISLLCGVSAQAYENFSTPAPAPASPEKKAAVNLKHKSTFSFKEFTTLSNLPVLRGGRMQPLGDFAKAFLSKVYSRDTYKNKTAIQVVAIILFSPDYAKQLKLFNIPYPEVLQTLGLKWTAKHRYSFAELIKGFQKNFSLISALSKAPRDKMSVTQKHIIDLYYNFVSFFDLSQSLTLVDKSFSLSSKKWAAKLGLKKGTLYSYMDLAGLVPKVNFLAKNLATKKNLNKLDVNFLLFGSKLQRLSEAHSYSSTFRVIPSPWKSGDWNSLWAAILNGQSSPKTYSLFSLWRGAKNAYLKNNKTQWKKALEHIYLHSQKFLTKKQKQQLRWEALYSQWDLLYKAVILYILAFIFLLFSLLFLPSAFSKLAIFSVYLAMLFHGGAIGLRIFILSRPPVTTLYESIVFVGFMGVLSSFFLLKSKTSTMNVFLSSFLGGALLLLSFGYSQGNDTFSTLEAVLNTNFWLATHVLMITIGYSACFVAGALGHVYFFQTLFWPKKNIQKLYKQMLGVSILALFFSLFGTILGGIWADQSWGRFWGWDPKENGALLIVLWLLFMLHGVLAGKIKALGYALGMVFLNVIVALAWFGVNLLSVGLHSYGFNEGAFFNLLLFSYVELIFGLLAYAWIHYQSYCVRAKK